A single Glycine soja cultivar W05 chromosome 14, ASM419377v2, whole genome shotgun sequence DNA region contains:
- the LOC114384055 gene encoding uncharacterized protein LOC114384055, protein MLTKKNRYIHRDTIVVEGNCSAFIQCIIPPKHKDPESVTILCSIGEVAVGKALIELGASTNLMPLSMCQRLGEIEIMPTRMTLQLADRSIARPYGVIEDVLVRVKHLIFPADFIVIDIKEDADIPLILERPFMSTASCVVDIGKRKLQMIKEDQQISFDMFYEEKALPDQNVCLKVNVMEEKRLEKKVLEVGTLLEPG, encoded by the coding sequence atgCTAACAAAGAAGAATCGGTATATCCACAGAGACACAATAGTTGTGGAAGGTAACTGTAGTGCGTTCATTCAATGCATCATTCCCCCGAAGCATAAAGATCCCGAAAGTGTCACTATACTGTGTTCTATTGGTGAGGTTGCTGTGGGTAAAGCTCTCATAGAGTTGGGAGCTAGTACCAATTTAATGCCTCTATCCATGTGCCAACgacttggagagatagagataatgccCACACGCATGACCCTCCAGTTGGCTGATCGCTCCATCGCAAGACCATATGGAGTGATCGAAGACGTTTTGGTTAGGGTCAAACATTTGATCTTTCCAGCTGATTTCATAGTGATAGACATTAAAGAAGATGCTGACATTCCCCTAATTCTTGAAAGACCTTTTATGTCCACCGCAAGCTGTGTGGTAGACATAGGGAAGAGGAAACTACAAATGATCAAAGAAGACCAGCAAATCAGTTTCGATATGTTTTATGAAGAGAAAGCTTTGCCTGACCAAAATGTTTGTTTGAAGGTGAATGTGATGGAGGAAAAGAGACTAGAGAAGAAGGTTCTGGAAGTTGGAACCTTGTTGGAACCAGGATAA
- the LOC114384056 gene encoding protein FAR1-RELATED SEQUENCE 5-like: protein MKGKAPCSIITDGDLAMRNAITRVMPGVFHRLCAWHLLRNALSHVRDKHVLKWLKKLMLDDFEVVEFEEKWKEMVATFELEDNSWIAELYEKWMKWSTAHLRSHFFAGIRTTSHCEAFHAHVAKYVHSRTNLTDFVEQFQRCLTYFRYKVVVADYLSTCEKEVLQTNLRSLERSGDELFTKEMFKLFQYYLCKTIKLRVVDCKEMVTFSVYIVVKYCSGSVWRVSYCPSTVDFTCSCMRMQSIGLPCDHILAVLVSLNFMELPSSLVLNRWSKLATEQMKDKYPDSAMYWDSQLMARYATLVEVSRQVCAAAYCDEEEYDKMLHFLSNEATRLKLKQNNEHCVDDN from the coding sequence ATGAAAGGAAAAGCTCCCTGTTCAATAATAACTGATGGCGATCTGGCTATGAGGAATGCTATAACAAGAGTCATGCCAGGTGTTTTTCACAGATTGTGTGCATGGCACTTATTGCGTAATGCATTGAGCCATGTTCGAGACAAACATGTTTTGAAATGGTTGAAGAAGCTAATgcttgatgattttgaagtggtCGAATTCGAAGAAAAATGGAAAGAGATGGTTGCTACGTTTGAATTGGAAGACAATAGTTGGATTGCTGAACTTTATGAAAAATGGATGAAGTGGTCTACTGCCCATTTGAGGAGTCATTTTTTTGCGGGCATACGGACAACATCTCATTGTGAAGCCTTCCATGCACATGTTGCAAAATATGTTCATTCACGCACTAATTTAACCGATTTTGTAGAACAATTTCAAAGGTGCCTGACATATTTTCGATATAAAGTGGTTGTGGCAGATTATTTGTCAACATGTGAGAAAGAAGTTTTGCAAACAAATCTTCGATCTCTTGAGCGGTCTGGTGATGAATTGTTTACAAAGGAGATGTTTAAACTTTTTCAATATTATCTATGTAAGACTATTAAGCTAAGAGTCGTTGATTGCAAAGAGATGGTCACGTTTTCAGTTTACATAGTTGTGAAGTATTGTAGTGGAAGTGTTTGGCGTGTGTCATATTGCCCATCAACGGTTGACTTTACATGTAGTTGTATGAGAATGCAATCCATTGGTCTTCCATGTGATCACATATTGGCCGTGTtggtttctttaaattttatggaGTTGCCAAGTAGTTTGGTTTTGAATAGGTGGTCCAAACTTGCCACCGAACAGATGAAAGACAAATATCCAGATTCCGCAATGTATTGGGATTCACAATTGATGGCCAGGTATGCCACTTTGGTTGAAGTTTCTAGACAAGTTTGTGCAGCCGCATATTGTGATGAAGAGGAGTATGACAAAATGTTGCATTTCCTATCCAATGAGGCTACAAGGCTGAAGTTGAAGCAAAACAACGAACATTGTGTTGATGATAATTAG